Proteins encoded together in one Porites lutea chromosome 2, jaPorLute2.1, whole genome shotgun sequence window:
- the LOC140928387 gene encoding E3 ubiquitin-protein ligase TRIM71-like, which yields MRLFCSAEMAEGSDKLAGPYKMPCPLCHNGFEDPKVLPCLHTCCKKCLTEAVENGRLRCPTCRLNVPLSEAGIDGLPTNIFSHNILDVLVPCQESIETSSWIRAVIQHCIYCGEGSMVTARCVDCSELLCDSCVRAHQRVRLTKDHRIVTFIEEAALMSKTTMATATIASSPITSVSPVAAIADKNSSEDLVRCSKHENELLRLYCETCYTPVCSECTFSEHRGHSFQYLREAVESTKVIVGKLITDAKTEIAKLEESVNTSQTIAKQVEYRAQTVSNEIRQTVRRHMAALEERERELLRRVEKVRQIKGKSLHLQIDELKASLEKVSSLCESSERSIKVSTDRELIATKSRLSETLNELRVKRGFLQPHEDDAILFTPPDQALQTAISSLGIITSSAFAPYSTATGDGLRRGIRGKVAMFIVQAKDHQGENRCIGGDPLRVLIQGPDGIFYHAEVTDRQNGTYTVSYRPQVTGEHVISVTIRGRHISDSPFKVAVIKGRNYAGVGPVVRFFGSEGESDGELCRPWGVCCDRDGNIIVADRSNNRIQVFDCYGNFRLKFGSAGSRNGQFDRPAGVTCDNDGRIIVADKDNHRIQVFNADGTFILKFGEKGCKNGQFSYPWDVACSSEGHILVSDTRNHRVQLFNREGRFLGKFGFEGIHWKEFDSPRGVAFNHEGHMIVTDFNNHRILVIKADFQHAWFLGIEGSKNAEFLRPQGVAVDQEGNIIVADSKNHRIQIFQPNGNFLCKFGTHGNSPGQLDRPSGICVSNDGSIVVVDFGNNRIQVF from the coding sequence ATGCGATTATTTTGTAGCGCTGAAATGGCCGAGGGCTCGGATAAGCTTGCTGGGCCGTACAAGATGCCTTGCCCGTTGTGTCATAACGGCTTCGAAGATCCAAAAGTTCTACCGTGTTTACATACATGTTGTAAAAAGTGCCTGACGGAAGCCGTGGAGAATGGTCGTTTGAGATGCCCGACATGTCGCCTGAATGTTCCTCTCTCCGAAGCAGGAATCGATGGTTTACCAACGAACATATTCAGTCATAATATTTTGGATGTGTTAGTGCCATGTCAAGAGAGCATCGAAACCAGCAGCTGGATCCGAGCGGTGATTCAACATTGTATTTACTGTGGTGAGGGGTCAATGGTTACAGCTCGCTGTGTGGATTGTAGTGAACTTTTGTGTGATAGCTGTGTTCGTGCACATCAGAGAGTTCGGTTGACGAAAGATCACCGTATCGTTACTTTCATCGAAGAAGCGGCATTGATGAGCAAAACAACTATGGCCACAGCAACAATCGCATCTTCACCAATAACCTCTGTCTCACCAGTCGCGGCGATTGCCGATAAAAATTCTTCTGAGGACTTGGTTCGTTGTAGTAAACACGAGAATGAACTTTTACGGCTTTACTGTGAAACATGCTACACTCCGGTTTGCAGTGAATGCACTTTCAGTGAACATCGAGGCCACAGTTTTCAGTATCTTCGCGAAGCCGTCGAATCTACTAAAGTGATCGTGGGGAAGTTGATCACCGATGCTAAAACGGAGATTGCTAAGCTAGAAGAATCCGTGAATACTTCGCAAACGATTGCAAAGCAAGTGGAATACAGGGCGCAAACCGTGTCAAACGAGATTAGGCAAACTGTAAGAAGGCACATGGCTGCCCTCGAAGAACGCGAGAGAGAGCTTTTACGTCGCGTGGAGAAAGTGCGCCAAATTAAGGGCAAATCACTGCATTTACAAATCGATGAACTTAAGGCTAGTTTAGAAAAAGTATCGAGCCTATGCGAGTCTTCAGAGAGATCGATCAAAGTTAGTACGGATCGCGAACTTATCGCCACTAAAAGTCGTTTGTCAGAAACATTGAATGAACTGAGAGTCAAACGTGGTTTTCTTCAGCCGCACGAAGATGACGCCATCTTATTCACACCTCCAGATCAGGCACTACAAACGGCTATTAGTTCTTTGGGGATCATTACAAGCAGTGCTTTCGCCCCGTATTCTACGGCAACCGGCGACGGTCTTCGCCGGGGTATTCGTGGAAAGGTCGCAATGTTTATAGTGCAAGCCAAAGACCATCAAGGCGAAAACCGCTGTATCGGTGGGGACCCCTTGCGCGTTCTAATTCAAGGTCCAGATGGGATTTTCTACCACGCTGAAGTGACCGATCGGCAAAATGGAACTTACACAGTTTCTTATCGCCCTCAAGTGACTGGAGAACATGTAATTTCGGTGACGATTCGTGGCCGCCACATCTCTGATTCTCCGTTCAAGGTTGCAGTCATTAAAGGTCGCAATTATGCTGGCGTAGGGCCAGTGGTTCGATTTTTCGGCTCAGAGGGTGAATCGGACGGTGAACTATGTCGCCCATGGGGCGTTTGCTGTGACAGAGATGGCAATATCATTGTTGCCGATCGTAGTAATAACCGTATTCAAGTTTTCGATTGCTACGGGAATTTTCGTCTCAAGTTCGGATCTGCAGGCTCTAGAAATGGACAGTTTGATCGGCCGGCAGGGGTAACTTGTGACAATGACGGGCGTATTATCGTCGCAGATAAGGACAACCATCGCATACAAGTCTTCAACGCTGACGGAACTTTCATTCTCAAATTCGGCGAGAAAGGTTGTAAGAATGGCCAGTTTAGCTACCCCTGGGACGTGGCATGTAGTAGCGAGGGGCACATCCTAGTTTCGGACACGCGCAATCACCGTGTGCAGCTGTTTAACCGCGAGGGCAGGTTTCTTGGCAAGTTCGGTTTTGAGGGGATCCACTGGAAGGAGTTCGACTCTCCTCGTGGCGTTGCCTTCAATCACGAAGGCCATATGATTGTCACCGACTTCAACAACCACCGTATTCTTGTGATCAAGGCCGATTTTCAGCATGCGTGGTTCTTGGGAATAGAGGGTAGCAAGAACGCCGAGTTTCTACGCCCACAAGGGGTCGCTGTGGATCAAGAAGGAAACATCATCGTTGCCGATTCCAAGAATCATCGCATTCAGATCTTCCAGCCCAATGGAAACTTTCTCTGCAAGTTTGGAACTCACGGAAACTCGCCAGGCCAGTTAGATCGCCCCTCAGGTATCTGCGTTAGCAATGACGGGTCTATTGTAGTTGTAGATTTTGGCAACAATCGCATTCAAGTCTTTTAA
- the LOC140928405 gene encoding uncharacterized protein — MSSKDENEPTESSRKLLKFVEKGFAPASNYEKVRQDYPLEAVKFFVENLRLLDNTTPESKVLELGSGTGKFTRAMLEVLKDQNVRVIASDPVNQMCEQFKRLQPDIDIINCVAEKISLPDESVDVVIAAQCFHWFANLSALREIHRVLSTDGSFGMIWFLPDFSLPWLAEIWAFLDPFFKQQSVVLPFNEMWKNVFDTSPRKLFTNVDENLSYRLDLPSSFEDCYEFFASFSVIINSSESIKKSFRELFDEIKRKYFINKRTGLDHIPFRIYMYWCTKEASR; from the exons ATGTCCAGCAAAGACGAAAATGAACCTACGGAAAGCAGTCGTAAGCTCCTCAAGTTTGTCGAGAAAGGGTTTGCACCAGCGTCAAACTATGAGAAGGTCCGGCAGGACTACCCTCTTGAAGCAGTGAAATTCTTCGTGGAGAATCTCCGATTACTTGACAACACCACTCCAGAATCAAAGGTCTTGGAACTTGGCTCGGGTACAGGAAAGTTCACTCGGGCGATGTTAGAAGTGCTGAAGGACCAGAATGTTCGAGTTATTGCAAGTGATCCTGTTAACCAAATGTGCGAACAGTTCAAACGCCTACAGCCTGATATAGATATTATCAATTGTGTTGCAGAGAAGATAA GTTTGCCAGATGAAAGCGTAGATGTGGTTATTGCAGCTCAGTGTTTTCACTGGTTCGCAAACCTATCCGCTCTTAGAGAGATTCATCGGGTACTGTCAACAGATGGGAGTTTTGGTATGATTTGGTTCCTGCCTGATTTTTCCCTGCCTTGGCTAGCAGAAATTTGGGCGTTCTTGGACCCTTTTTTTAAACAGCAGTCCGTAGTCTTACCCTTCAATGAGATGTGGAAAAATGTGTTCGACACATCTCCTAGGAAGTTGTTCACCAATGTGGACGAAAATTTGAGCTATCGTCTAGATTTACCGAGTTCTTTTGAAGACTGCTACGAGTTCTTTGCGTCTTTTTCTGTTATAATCAACAGCAGTGAGAGCATCAAGAAGTCTTTTCGAGAGCTGTTTGATGAGATAAAAAGAAAGTACTTCATTAACAAAAGAACTGGACTTGATCATATTCCATTTAGAATATACATGTATTGGTGTACCAAAGAAGCTAGCAGATAG